In Nitrobacteraceae bacterium AZCC 1564, the following proteins share a genomic window:
- a CDS encoding TRAP-type mannitol/chloroaromatic compound transport system permease small subunit (product_source=COG4665; cog=COG4665; pfam=PF04290; smart=SM00714; superfamily=81464; transmembrane_helix_parts=Inside_1_16,TMhelix_17_39,Outside_40_53,TMhelix_54_71,Inside_72_98,TMhelix_99_121,Outside_122_140,TMhelix_141_158,Inside_159_198): MQSLLKLSRGIDAFSTWIGRWISWLVVVAVIISAVNAIVRKVFDVSSNTYLELQWVLFSVVFLLCSPWTLLKGEHIKIDIINHTLPLKVRSWIDMIGHVFFLLPFCAILVWTSIPFFLVSYRQNEQSFSAGGLPQWPTKSLIMIGLAILFVQGISEIIKRAAIMRGLLPDPNVHALSAHEIAEQEAVKIAQAITTEKP, translated from the coding sequence TTGCAATCGCTTCTTAAGTTGAGCCGAGGCATCGACGCGTTCAGTACGTGGATCGGGCGCTGGATATCGTGGCTAGTCGTCGTCGCCGTTATCATTTCGGCGGTCAATGCCATTGTCCGCAAGGTGTTCGACGTGTCGTCCAACACCTACCTTGAGCTCCAATGGGTGCTCTTCAGTGTGGTGTTTCTGCTCTGCTCTCCATGGACTTTGCTTAAAGGAGAGCACATCAAGATCGACATCATCAATCATACCCTGCCACTGAAGGTCCGAAGCTGGATCGACATGATCGGACATGTCTTCTTCCTACTTCCATTCTGCGCAATCCTGGTTTGGACGTCGATCCCGTTCTTTCTTGTCTCTTATCGACAGAACGAGCAATCGTTCAGCGCTGGCGGATTGCCGCAATGGCCTACCAAATCCCTGATCATGATCGGCCTTGCTATTTTGTTTGTGCAGGGAATTTCGGAAATCATCAAACGTGCCGCGATCATGCGCGGACTGCTACCCGACCCCAATGTTCATGCGCTCAGCGCGCATGAAATTGCCGAGCAGGAAGCCGTCAAAATCGCACAAGCCATTACAACCGAAAAGCCATGA
- a CDS encoding tripartite ATP-independent transporter DctM subunit (product_source=TIGR00786; cog=COG4664; pfam=PF06808; superfamily=56235; tigrfam=TIGR00786; transmembrane_helix_parts=Inside_1_4,TMhelix_5_27,Outside_28_30,TMhelix_31_48,Inside_49_59,TMhelix_60_82,Outside_83_106,TMhelix_107_129,Inside_130_149,TMhelix_150_172,Outside_173_186,TMhelix_187_209,Inside_210_228,TMhelix_229_251,Outside_252_270,TMhelix_271_293,Inside_294_297,TMhelix_298_317,Outside_318_326,TMhelix_327_349,Inside_350_361,TMhelix_362_384,Outside_385_388,TMhelix_389_408,Inside_409_420,TMhelix_421_440,Outside_441_454,TMhelix_455_477,Inside_478_483,TMhelix_484_506,Outside_507_515,TMhelix_516_533,Inside_534_553,TMhelix_554_576,Outside_577_614): MAAMFIHYMAPIMFASLVLFLLLGYPVAFSLAANGLLFAFIGIELGLFRPDFLQALPERVYGVMNNETLLAIPFFTFMGLILERSGMAEDLLETIGQLFGSIRGGIAYAVVFVGALLAATTGVVAASVISMGLISLPIMMRYGYDRRVATGVIAASGTLAQIIPPSLVLIVMADQLGRSVGDMYEGAFIPGIVLSLLYAAYIFLVATFFPQATPGLPLEAQTLREPETATHPVILPLATLSAAATAYLFTVKLGLFDWTSPVFNKVSDNPLVLQGFWFVVLTALFTKPFIGIIRTMTLSLYLVIVGATAIALEVMSFTDVKAGADYVVLTMSIVVVMSFLLALINRLTGLKLLSKLAEQVVFVMVPPLGLIFLVLGTIFIGVATPTEGGAMGAAGAMILAIMKRRLSFDLTRQAAESTAKLSAFVIFILVGARVFSLTFYGVDGHRWVEELLVALPGGQTGFLIFVNAFVFVLAFFLDFFELAFIVIPLLGPVAEKLGIDLIWFGVILGVNMQTSFMHPPFGFALFYLRSVAPKDSYIDRVSGKRMEPVTTGQIYWGSVPFVIIQVIMVGLVIAFPAMVMHYKGSLSTIDPSKVKIEIPQIEMPQLDFGPPSIK; this comes from the coding sequence ATGGCCGCTATGTTCATCCACTACATGGCGCCGATCATGTTCGCGTCATTGGTACTGTTTCTGCTGCTGGGATATCCAGTCGCATTCTCGCTTGCAGCAAACGGATTGCTGTTCGCCTTCATCGGCATCGAACTTGGACTATTTCGTCCCGACTTTCTGCAAGCGCTGCCCGAGCGCGTGTACGGCGTAATGAACAATGAGACGTTGCTCGCGATCCCGTTTTTCACCTTCATGGGGCTAATACTCGAGCGATCTGGAATGGCCGAAGATCTCCTTGAGACCATCGGCCAGTTATTCGGCAGTATTCGCGGCGGAATCGCTTATGCTGTTGTTTTCGTCGGCGCGCTGCTTGCGGCAACGACAGGCGTGGTTGCGGCATCCGTAATCTCAATGGGATTGATTTCACTCCCGATCATGATGCGTTACGGTTATGACAGACGTGTAGCGACGGGCGTGATTGCTGCATCAGGCACGTTGGCACAAATCATCCCACCTTCGCTCGTTCTTATCGTGATGGCCGACCAGCTCGGGCGTTCCGTTGGGGACATGTATGAAGGCGCTTTTATTCCCGGCATCGTACTTTCACTGCTCTACGCAGCCTACATTTTTCTCGTCGCGACCTTTTTTCCGCAAGCCACTCCAGGCCTGCCGCTAGAAGCACAAACTCTGCGCGAGCCCGAAACCGCAACTCATCCAGTCATTTTGCCTCTGGCCACTTTGTCCGCCGCAGCGACTGCCTACCTTTTTACAGTAAAACTTGGCCTGTTTGACTGGACCTCGCCTGTTTTTAACAAGGTTTCGGATAATCCGCTGGTGTTGCAGGGCTTCTGGTTTGTTGTCCTCACCGCCCTCTTCACCAAGCCGTTCATCGGCATCATTCGTACGATGACCTTGTCGCTCTATCTTGTGATCGTCGGTGCAACCGCAATCGCACTCGAAGTCATGAGCTTCACAGACGTCAAGGCTGGCGCTGATTATGTCGTGCTGACCATGTCCATCGTGGTTGTCATGTCCTTTTTACTGGCTTTGATCAATCGCCTCACCGGGCTCAAGCTGCTCTCGAAACTTGCAGAGCAGGTCGTGTTCGTCATGGTCCCTCCGCTCGGCCTGATTTTTCTCGTACTCGGCACGATCTTTATTGGCGTCGCAACGCCGACGGAAGGCGGAGCCATGGGTGCGGCCGGCGCTATGATCCTTGCGATCATGAAACGGCGTCTCTCGTTCGACCTCACCCGTCAGGCGGCGGAATCGACTGCGAAACTATCTGCCTTCGTCATCTTCATTCTTGTCGGCGCGCGTGTGTTCTCGCTGACTTTCTACGGTGTCGATGGCCACCGCTGGGTGGAAGAACTACTCGTGGCGTTGCCGGGCGGGCAGACAGGGTTCCTGATTTTCGTCAATGCGTTCGTCTTTGTACTTGCCTTCTTCCTCGACTTCTTCGAGTTGGCATTCATTGTCATTCCGCTGCTTGGGCCTGTGGCAGAAAAACTTGGCATCGACCTGATTTGGTTTGGCGTCATTCTCGGCGTCAACATGCAAACGTCGTTCATGCACCCGCCATTCGGATTTGCCCTGTTCTACTTGCGATCGGTTGCCCCGAAAGACTCCTATATTGACCGCGTCAGCGGTAAACGAATGGAGCCTGTCACAACCGGTCAAATTTATTGGGGCTCAGTCCCGTTTGTGATCATTCAGGTGATCATGGTTGGACTTGTGATCGCCTTCCCTGCGATGGTCATGCACTACAAGGGATCGCTTTCGACCATCGACCCGAGCAAGGTCAAGATTGAAATCCCGCAGATCGAGATGCCACAGCTCGATTTTGGACCGCCCAGCATCAAATAG
- a CDS encoding TRAP-type mannitol/chloroaromatic compound transport system substrate-binding protein (product_source=COG4663; cleavage_site_network=SignalP-noTM; cog=COG4663; pfam=PF03480,PF10518; superfamily=53850; tigrfam=TIGR01409) yields MKRREFLKVSAVGAAAAAVASPAIAQSSPEIKWRMASSFPKSLDTIYGGGEQLAKQVAEMTDNKFQIQVFAAGELVPGLQALDATSNGTVEMCHTVAYYYVGKDPTFAIYASVPFGLNARMQNSWWYQGGGMELGNEFFKKYGVIAHPAGNTGTQMGGWFRKEIKTVADLQGLKMRIGGIAGQVLQKVGVVPQQLAGGDIYPSLEKGTIDAAEWVGPYDDEKLGFQKVAKYYYYPGFWEGGPTVHAFTNLEKFNSLPKNYQAILANAAANTNSWMAARYDLQNPTALKRLVAGGTQLRPFTNDVLDACLKATNELWAELSAKNADFKKSIDAMQAYRSDQYLWWQVAEYTFDSFMIRSRTRG; encoded by the coding sequence ATGAAGCGTCGTGAGTTTTTGAAAGTATCGGCCGTCGGGGCCGCCGCTGCTGCGGTGGCTTCGCCGGCGATCGCCCAGTCATCGCCCGAGATCAAGTGGCGCATGGCGTCGAGCTTCCCGAAGTCGCTTGATACGATCTATGGCGGCGGCGAACAGCTGGCGAAGCAAGTCGCCGAAATGACCGACAACAAATTCCAGATCCAGGTGTTCGCGGCGGGTGAGCTCGTTCCCGGTCTGCAGGCGCTGGACGCGACGTCAAACGGCACCGTCGAAATGTGCCACACCGTTGCGTATTACTACGTCGGTAAGGATCCAACCTTCGCGATCTATGCTTCCGTGCCATTTGGTTTGAATGCGCGTATGCAGAACTCCTGGTGGTACCAGGGGGGCGGTATGGAGCTCGGCAACGAGTTCTTCAAAAAGTACGGCGTGATCGCGCACCCGGCCGGCAACACGGGCACCCAGATGGGTGGCTGGTTCCGCAAGGAGATCAAGACCGTTGCGGATCTTCAGGGCCTGAAGATGCGTATCGGTGGCATCGCCGGTCAGGTTCTGCAGAAGGTTGGCGTCGTTCCCCAGCAGCTCGCCGGCGGCGACATCTATCCATCGCTGGAAAAGGGCACCATCGATGCTGCCGAGTGGGTCGGTCCTTATGACGACGAGAAGCTCGGCTTCCAGAAGGTTGCCAAGTACTACTACTATCCAGGCTTCTGGGAAGGCGGACCGACGGTTCACGCGTTCACGAACCTCGAGAAGTTCAATTCGCTTCCGAAGAACTATCAGGCGATCCTCGCCAATGCGGCTGCCAACACCAACTCCTGGATGGCTGCGCGCTACGACCTGCAGAACCCGACCGCGCTGAAGCGTCTCGTCGCGGGCGGTACGCAACTGCGTCCGTTCACCAACGACGTGCTGGATGCCTGCCTCAAGGCGACCAACGAGCTGTGGGCTGAACTCTCGGCCAAGAACGCCGACTTTAAGAAGTCGATCGATGCGATGCAGGCCTATCGCTCCGATCAATATCTGTGGTGGCAGGTTGCCGAGTACACCTTCGACAGCTTCATGATCCGCTCGCGCACCCGCGGCTGA
- a CDS encoding ATP-binding protein involved in chromosome partitioning (product_source=KO:K03593; cath_funfam=3.30.300.130,3.40.50.300; cog=COG0489; ko=KO:K03593; pfam=PF01883,PF10609; smart=SM00382; superfamily=117916,52540) has protein sequence MSVDKDQVLAALRSVMSPRGVPLTEARALSEIVASDGKVFFSINVDAAEARAWEDTRAHAEAAVRAIPGITTVMVALTAERRPGPAPAPQHSRGVRPEAQHRPHGAPADSPMGKQVAIPGVGAIIAVASGKGGVGKSTTALNLALGLRDLGLKVGLLDADIYGPSIPRLTGVLQKPQLNDARKMIPIRRFGIPLMSIGFLVGEETPMVWRGPMVMSAVRQMLWDVDWGVLDVLVVDMPPGTGDAQLTLAQQVPLRGAVIVSTPQDLALIDARRGIAMFSKVDVPTLGIVENMSYFQCPECGTRSDIFGHGGARHEAERLNVPFLGEIPLHMAIRTSSDAGAPVVDSEPNGPHAAIYRAIGEKIKSQLAGATV, from the coding sequence TTGTCTGTCGATAAAGATCAAGTCCTTGCCGCACTTCGGTCGGTGATGTCGCCACGTGGTGTTCCGCTGACCGAGGCGAGGGCATTGTCCGAGATCGTGGCAAGCGACGGGAAGGTGTTTTTTTCCATCAATGTCGATGCCGCTGAGGCGCGTGCGTGGGAGGATACCCGTGCACATGCGGAGGCTGCGGTTCGGGCCATTCCGGGCATCACAACAGTGATGGTCGCGTTGACCGCCGAACGTAGGCCGGGACCTGCGCCTGCACCGCAACATTCTCGCGGTGTAAGACCGGAAGCACAACACCGTCCGCACGGCGCCCCGGCAGACTCACCGATGGGCAAGCAGGTCGCGATTCCCGGAGTGGGCGCCATTATTGCTGTCGCCTCCGGCAAGGGTGGCGTCGGCAAGTCGACCACAGCGCTCAATCTTGCACTCGGTTTGCGTGATCTTGGCCTCAAGGTCGGGCTGCTCGATGCGGATATTTACGGCCCGTCCATTCCACGGCTGACCGGGGTTTTGCAAAAGCCGCAACTGAACGACGCGAGGAAGATGATTCCCATCCGCCGTTTCGGCATACCGCTGATGTCCATCGGCTTTCTGGTGGGGGAGGAGACGCCCATGGTGTGGCGCGGCCCGATGGTGATGTCGGCAGTCCGGCAGATGCTGTGGGATGTCGATTGGGGCGTGCTGGATGTGCTGGTCGTCGACATGCCGCCAGGGACCGGGGACGCGCAATTGACGCTGGCGCAGCAGGTGCCGTTAAGGGGAGCAGTGATCGTATCGACACCTCAGGATCTCGCCTTGATCGATGCACGACGCGGCATCGCGATGTTCAGCAAGGTCGACGTTCCGACGCTCGGCATCGTAGAGAATATGAGCTATTTTCAATGTCCTGAATGCGGGACCCGTTCGGATATCTTCGGGCACGGGGGAGCCCGGCACGAAGCGGAGCGCCTCAACGTGCCGTTCCTTGGAGAAATCCCCCTTCACATGGCGATTCGCACATCGTCCGATGCAGGCGCGCCGGTGGTCGATAGCGAGCCAAATGGCCCACACGCGGCGATTTATCGTGCGATCGGGGAGAAGATCAAATCGCAGCTTGCGGGCGCGACGGTTTGA
- a CDS encoding 3-hydroxyisobutyrate dehydrogenase (product_source=KO:K00020; cath_funfam=1.10.1040.10,3.40.50.720; cog=COG2084; ko=KO:K00020; pfam=PF03446,PF14833; superfamily=48179,51735), producing MAKVAFLGLGVMGFPMAGHLVAKGGHEVTVYNRSGAKAKAWAEKFGGRTAATPKAAAEGQDFVMACVGNDDDLRAVTIGNDGAFAGMKSGAIFVDHTTASAEVARQLDAEATKRGFHFIDAPVSGGQAGAENGVLTVMCGGKEADYKRAEPIIAAYARMCKLLGPAGAGQLTKMVNQICIAGIVEGLSEGIHFAKKSGLDVSAVIDTISKGAAQSWQMENRYKTMDQGKFDFGFAVEWMRKDLSICLAEARRNGASLPVTALVDNFYSEVEKMGGKRWDTSSLLARLER from the coding sequence ATGGCAAAAGTCGCATTTCTCGGTCTTGGCGTCATGGGCTTCCCTATGGCTGGTCATCTCGTCGCCAAGGGCGGCCATGAGGTGACGGTGTACAACCGCTCCGGTGCAAAGGCGAAAGCCTGGGCCGAAAAATTCGGCGGCCGCACTGCAGCAACGCCGAAAGCCGCTGCCGAGGGACAGGACTTCGTCATGGCCTGCGTCGGAAATGACGACGACCTCCGCGCCGTGACCATCGGAAACGATGGCGCTTTCGCCGGCATGAAATCGGGCGCGATTTTTGTCGATCACACCACGGCCTCCGCCGAAGTGGCGCGCCAGCTTGACGCCGAAGCCACCAAGCGCGGCTTCCATTTCATCGACGCTCCCGTCTCCGGTGGACAGGCCGGCGCCGAGAACGGCGTTCTCACTGTGATGTGTGGAGGCAAGGAAGCGGACTACAAGCGCGCAGAGCCGATCATCGCCGCCTATGCGCGGATGTGCAAATTGTTGGGGCCTGCTGGCGCCGGCCAGCTCACCAAGATGGTCAATCAGATCTGCATCGCGGGTATTGTCGAAGGTTTGTCCGAAGGAATCCACTTCGCCAAAAAGTCTGGTCTCGACGTGAGTGCCGTGATCGACACCATTTCCAAGGGCGCGGCACAGTCCTGGCAGATGGAAAACCGCTACAAGACCATGGACCAGGGCAAGTTCGATTTTGGCTTCGCGGTCGAATGGATGCGCAAGGACCTGTCGATCTGTCTCGCAGAAGCCCGCCGTAACGGCGCGAGCCTGCCCGTGACCGCCCTCGTCGACAACTTCTACTCCGAAGTTGAGAAAATGGGCGGCAAGCGCTGGGATACCTCCAGCCTCCTCGCCCGGCTGGAACGCTGA
- a CDS encoding two-component system cell cycle sensor histidine kinase PleC (product_source=KO:K07716; cath_funfam=1.10.287.130,3.30.565.10; cog=COG0642; ko=KO:K07716; pfam=PF00512,PF02518; smart=SM00387,SM00388; superfamily=55874; transmembrane_helix_parts=Inside_1_62,TMhelix_63_85,Outside_86_88,TMhelix_89_106,Inside_107_126,TMhelix_127_149,Outside_150_173,TMhelix_174_196,Inside_197_202,TMhelix_203_220,Outside_221_533), with the protein MSESADKIELPAAPADGPSATPARNRRAASQRVREARDRLTSTSGTRPAFDHELLRQYAQTRISASLVVVLLVVATGVLCSVWVPPIVAAGWTFGVLTLHAIIIRYCRKFLGKASSAPATTRKWRLRFVALDLLYGLAWSFILIHPSGIDVVSNTLMLFLMLLVVAVSSMLSASLPIAAFAATVPVATVIAVNFVLRRTFDDYMLAALAVTAEGYFALLAHRLHSTTLATLEARAEKDALIGELEQSKAISDEARYRAEAANVSKSRFLAQMSHELRTPLNAILGFSEVMKSEIFGAHTVEVYKDYSADIHNSGVHLLNLINEILDLSRIEAGRYELNEEPVSLTHVVADCHHLLKLRASSRGITIHEVFEHGMPKLWGDERATRQVVLNLLSNSIKFTPPGGEIWLKVGWTASGGQYLSVKDTGSGIAEDEIPVVLASFGQGSNSIKSAEQGAGLGLPIAKSLIDMHGGTFTLKSTLRVGTEVIVTYPPERVMTALAPMREEAPPLQPAPEAVTSEKSRPRHTPIMSAGTGL; encoded by the coding sequence ATGAGTGAGTCCGCCGACAAGATCGAACTTCCCGCGGCACCCGCGGATGGACCGAGCGCGACTCCCGCACGGAACCGTCGTGCTGCCTCGCAGCGTGTGCGTGAAGCGCGCGATCGCCTGACATCCACCAGCGGAACGCGCCCCGCGTTCGATCACGAACTGCTGCGCCAATACGCCCAAACACGAATTTCTGCTTCGCTGGTGGTCGTCCTCCTTGTGGTTGCGACTGGCGTACTTTGCAGTGTCTGGGTTCCGCCAATTGTCGCTGCAGGGTGGACTTTCGGCGTCCTGACTCTCCACGCCATCATCATCCGCTATTGCCGCAAGTTTCTTGGGAAAGCATCGTCTGCTCCAGCCACCACCCGTAAATGGCGCCTGCGCTTTGTTGCGCTCGATTTGCTTTACGGCTTGGCGTGGTCCTTCATCCTCATCCATCCGTCTGGCATCGACGTCGTCTCCAACACGCTGATGCTGTTCTTGATGCTGCTTGTCGTTGCCGTCTCCAGCATGCTGTCCGCGAGCCTGCCGATCGCAGCCTTCGCAGCCACAGTGCCGGTTGCGACAGTCATCGCCGTAAACTTCGTTCTGCGGAGAACCTTTGACGACTACATGCTCGCAGCGCTTGCTGTTACCGCGGAAGGCTATTTCGCGCTTCTTGCCCACCGGCTTCATTCGACAACCCTCGCAACGCTGGAGGCTCGTGCCGAAAAGGACGCCTTGATCGGCGAGCTTGAACAATCAAAGGCCATCTCGGACGAGGCCCGCTATCGCGCGGAAGCAGCCAACGTCTCGAAATCGCGCTTTCTCGCGCAGATGAGCCACGAGTTGCGCACACCACTCAACGCCATCCTCGGCTTTTCCGAAGTCATGAAAAGCGAGATTTTCGGCGCACATACGGTTGAGGTTTATAAAGATTACTCTGCCGACATTCATAACTCGGGCGTGCACCTGCTCAATCTCATCAATGAGATCCTCGACTTGTCACGCATCGAAGCGGGGCGTTACGAGCTGAATGAAGAGCCGGTATCGCTTACACACGTTGTCGCTGACTGCCACCATCTTTTGAAACTTCGGGCCTCCAGCCGCGGCATTACCATCCACGAAGTGTTCGAACATGGCATGCCCAAGCTGTGGGGCGACGAGCGCGCCACGCGTCAGGTCGTTCTCAACCTGCTGTCAAACTCGATCAAGTTTACGCCGCCAGGCGGCGAGATCTGGCTTAAGGTTGGCTGGACCGCATCGGGCGGCCAATACCTCAGTGTCAAGGATACCGGCTCGGGCATCGCGGAGGATGAAATCCCCGTGGTTCTGGCCTCATTCGGTCAAGGATCGAATTCGATCAAATCGGCCGAACAAGGCGCCGGCCTCGGCCTTCCCATCGCAAAAAGCCTTATCGATATGCACGGGGGAACATTTACACTGAAATCAACCCTGCGTGTCGGCACGGAAGTCATTGTCACCTATCCGCCGGAGCGTGTGATGACCGCGTTGGCGCCAATGCGAGAGGAGGCCCCACCTCTGCAACCAGCGCCGGAAGCAGTGACCAGCGAGAAAAGTCGCCCGCGTCATACACCCATCATGAGCGCAGGAACCGGACTATGA
- a CDS encoding putative Fe-S protein YdhL (DUF1289 family) (product_source=COG3313; cog=COG3313; ko=KO:K06938; pfam=PF06945; superfamily=50475), translated as MKIETPCIAVCFIDPKTDLCLGCGRTLPEIARWHAMTNPERVELMATLPQRMLDAGLSVPAAIKRRRAES; from the coding sequence ATGAAAATCGAAACACCCTGTATCGCGGTCTGTTTCATCGACCCCAAAACCGATCTTTGTCTGGGCTGTGGACGCACTTTGCCCGAGATCGCGCGGTGGCATGCGATGACCAATCCCGAACGCGTCGAACTCATGGCGACATTGCCTCAGCGCATGCTCGACGCTGGCCTTTCCGTGCCGGCCGCAATCAAAAGGCGACGCGCGGAGTCCTGA
- a CDS encoding aspartyl protease family protein (product_source=KO:K06985; cath_funfam=2.40.70.10; cog=COG3577; ko=KO:K06985; pfam=PF13975; superfamily=50630; tigrfam=TIGR02281; transmembrane_helix_parts=Inside_1_4,TMhelix_5_27,Outside_28_172), whose amino-acid sequence MIRAFLILTAVVTAVTFLLSISDPVAFANIKGSITRVAERPFYSRSSSRSVEITRSDRGDFALRAKVNGVSAPMVIDTGATSVVLTYETAKAAGLPLELLDYNVDVETAGGRVRAARLTLDRLAIGKLVERSVPALVVPRGQMKSNLLGMSFLNRLESWEVRADRLLLRGYP is encoded by the coding sequence ATGATCCGCGCCTTCCTCATTCTCACGGCCGTGGTCACGGCGGTGACCTTCCTGCTCTCGATCTCTGATCCCGTCGCCTTCGCAAACATCAAGGGATCGATCACCCGCGTTGCGGAGAGACCATTCTATTCCAGATCGTCATCGCGCTCAGTCGAGATTACGCGAAGCGACAGAGGCGATTTTGCGTTGCGTGCAAAGGTGAACGGCGTCAGCGCACCGATGGTGATCGACACTGGAGCAACGTCCGTTGTTCTCACGTATGAAACCGCGAAGGCCGCCGGCCTGCCGCTCGAGCTGCTCGACTACAATGTGGATGTTGAAACCGCCGGCGGACGCGTTCGCGCCGCGCGTCTGACACTGGATCGGCTTGCTATCGGTAAGCTTGTCGAACGGTCAGTGCCTGCGCTGGTGGTGCCGCGCGGACAGATGAAATCCAATCTGCTCGGCATGAGCTTCCTCAACCGCCTTGAGAGCTGGGAAGTGCGAGCCGACCGCTTACTGCTGCGCGGCTATCCGTAA
- a CDS encoding tRNA-dihydrouridine synthase A (product_source=KO:K05539; cath_funfam=3.20.20.70; cog=COG0042; ko=KO:K05539; pfam=PF01207; superfamily=51395; tigrfam=TIGR00742) produces MVVQLIADDHILNCLKRKEKAIGLDWEPLLAQWQQRSEDRRKFSKSNMLAHRFSIAPMMDWTDRYCRAFHRLLSRRARLYTEMLTTGAVIHGDRQRLLGFDASEHPVALQLGGSNPVDLAASAVIGEDFGYDEINLNVGCPSDRVKDGRFGACLMAEPHLVAECIAAMKKAVRIPVTVKCRIGIDDQDPEVALDTLAHAVLAAGADALVVHARKAWLNGLSPKENRDIPPLDYDRVHRLKASLPHVLIVINGGIGSIAAAKQHLAHVDGAMLGRAAYQEPWRLLSVDPELFGEAAPHSSMHEAIEALMPYIARELAAGTRLHSITRHLVGAFQGVPGARAFRRYLAEVCTKPGAGVASLQEALKLVDEDAVAPIAA; encoded by the coding sequence ATGGTTGTGCAGCTGATCGCGGACGATCACATCCTCAACTGTTTGAAAAGAAAGGAAAAGGCTATAGGTCTAGATTGGGAGCCATTGTTGGCCCAATGGCAGCAGAGATCGGAAGATCGCCGAAAGTTTAGCAAAAGCAACATGTTAGCGCATCGTTTTTCCATTGCCCCCATGATGGATTGGACTGACCGGTATTGCCGCGCGTTCCATCGTCTGCTGTCGCGTCGTGCCCGGCTTTACACGGAGATGCTAACGACCGGCGCTGTCATCCATGGCGACCGGCAGCGGCTGCTTGGCTTTGATGCAAGCGAACACCCCGTTGCGCTTCAGCTTGGTGGTTCCAATCCGGTAGATCTCGCGGCGAGCGCCGTCATCGGTGAAGATTTCGGCTATGACGAAATCAACCTCAATGTCGGTTGTCCGTCAGATCGCGTGAAAGACGGTCGCTTCGGCGCCTGCCTGATGGCGGAGCCGCATCTCGTTGCGGAATGTATCGCTGCGATGAAGAAGGCCGTCAGGATTCCGGTCACCGTCAAATGCCGCATCGGGATCGATGACCAGGACCCTGAAGTCGCGCTCGATACGCTTGCGCATGCAGTGCTCGCAGCCGGAGCTGACGCCTTGGTCGTGCATGCGCGAAAGGCGTGGCTCAACGGTTTGTCGCCGAAGGAAAATCGTGACATTCCGCCGCTCGACTATGATCGTGTCCATCGGCTCAAAGCGTCACTGCCTCACGTGTTGATCGTCATTAACGGCGGCATTGGCAGCATCGCTGCGGCGAAGCAGCATCTCGCTCATGTCGATGGTGCGATGCTTGGACGTGCAGCCTATCAGGAGCCATGGCGTCTCTTGAGTGTTGATCCTGAGCTGTTTGGCGAAGCAGCTCCGCATTCATCGATGCATGAGGCCATCGAGGCGCTGATGCCTTATATCGCGCGTGAGCTCGCCGCAGGCACGCGACTTCATTCGATTACGAGGCATCTTGTCGGGGCATTTCAAGGCGTTCCGGGCGCTCGGGCGTTTCGCCGTTATCTGGCCGAGGTATGCACGAAGCCGGGAGCGGGCGTTGCCTCGCTGCAGGAAGCCCTTAAGCTCGTCGATGAAGATGCGGTTGCGCCGATCGCGGCGTAA